The genomic segment ctacactctctgtcccttcctatcctcagctctccctgacttagaataagccgaacatgcatcatcgggtgctatatagcacccgatgacgtgttctggccagccaatcactgtaatgccagtatccaacatggctactggcattacagtgagggcagtacttacctgcatgtttattggctgcttagcagccacgaaacgtgcggtgaggagacttgagcattgcgctcgagcacatgcggtactcggctgagtaccgccatgtgccgagcatagagatgctcgagctgaactggtattcggccgagcatgctcgctcaacactagtaagtaTATAAGCTTTTAAGGAGACAGTAAACTTCTACATGTCAGATGGTGAAAACAAGTCAGTCCTTCATTTAAAAGAAACTATTAGAAGAGTCATTCTAAGGCTTAATGTCAAGTTGGGGTGAAGTTTACATTTACCACCTCTTTTGTAAAGCTACAAAACACATATTCAGTAAACATCAGAATTattagatatttttttaaatcaagtccCCAATGTTTTACCTGAATGAATATCCATTAGTTAGAGCCAACGTTTTAGCAGAATACACATAGATAATGAACATTATTCTTTGGCATGATAGTTGTTGGACTATGTGTATTCATTATTTCTTTCCATGCTTATCCCTGCAATTCAAGTGCTGTCACCCAACTCCTCAATTGACTTCGTTCGTCACCCAAACTGTGCTCTCTTCTCCTACCCCCTAGCCAACCACTTACTCCACTTGTATCACCATCGGTGATAAATCTGTGATCACTAGAGGCCCCACTGATGGGAccccccaaacacacacacaccgtGCACTAGAACAGAGTCCCAAGTTCCCTGTTGCTCCTCACCACATGAGTCTCAGTGGAGTAGCAGTCGAGCATTCACTCTGCCACTATATTTAACATCTATGGGACTGAAGGAaatagctgagctcattgcatcaCATGTCATTGGTGTTTTGCTCTTCTTATACCATGGTAGACTCTTGGATCTTGGCACCGGGGATTTGCACAAGGCAGACCATAATGCAATCTGGCATTTATTATCCACTGCACAAGAACGATATAGCAGTTGTGGTCTTTCATAACCTCCAACTGTCATAATAATCATGACATGAGCAACACACAGCCAATTTTCATTAGGAATGATGATATCTTCAGTTGCCTAGTGCTATCCGTTATATATTGTTCTACTGTGCATGTGAATAAATACTTTAAAATTACATGTAATAGAGTTATCCCATAAACAACATTGATCACCTATCCACAACATAGGTGTAAATGTAGAATTACTGGTGGTCCATCTGCTGGAACTCCAGCAATCCTGAGAATGAGGGTCCCcagttgaatggagcagtagtgcaAACATTGGTCCACagatccatttacttctatgggactgatggagtGCTGTCTAAGTAAAGCTCTGTTCTGCAGCACACGTACAATTATCagttatcctttggataggtgataaaaactttcatgggacaagccctttaaagctACCCTCTagttcaagaaaaaaataaatcacatgaACTGAAGAACGAAACAACACTTAGATGATGCCCTCCATTTCATCTTTTTAGTCACAGATTCACTAATTCTTGGGCTTATCTGCTATTCAAGATGGCCGCACCACTTCTCAGACTAATACACACTGTTCATTGTTAGCCCAAAACACTTTCTACTTGTCCAGCCATGCTCTTTGAATGGCCATGACTGGTCAagtgagcagtgctggccaatccaagggcagcaggaagtgtcttgggctaccaaaCGCAAAGCATGCATCACGCAGTCTGAGAAGTGGTGCAGCCATCATGGATGGCAGAAGGGGAGCCTGAGAATTAGAGGATCTGTAACTAAAAGATGAAAAAGCGGACACTAGGTGAGTGTTCTGTTTATTCCCCAGTTAAGGTGAAATTTTTTCTAGAACAGGAGGGTTGCTTTAAGGTGCCTGCATTAGTAACGCCTTATATACCTTTGTCTCCTGCTCTGTCAGTCCGGCTTCAGCGGCTATCAGCATCAAGGTTGTATGTTCTGGGTGCTTGCACACTTTATTGAAATTATATTCAAGTATCTCAATCTGCTCCTTGCTCAGGCCGTTGTCTTGATTTTCACAGGTTTCTTTTTGATGGGTGCTCATCTTTAGTAGTAATGTTCATGTACCGGTCAGGactataattacaaaaaaatatatttacataATATATCTTATTGGTCTATAATTCTATAGTGTCGAAATTGAAGCATCtttggtggaatttttttttagtaatgcCTGCTACCAGAAATCTTGAAGTCACAGTCTCTCTAATACTTAAGCTATGTGATCTTGATAATAAGGACAAGAAACAATATTGGGTTGTCAGAAACACAGACATGTCCCATTACGTCTTGTCTTGGAACTACATATGTATGTAAAGTATCTATGCAGCAAGCATGaccaatttatatatatatatatatatatatatatatatatatatatatagtggtaatGTGTACTGTATAACCATGGAgggtgtgtatatcccacccagatacttcAGCTGCGTGAGGTAAATGAAGTCCAGAAATGGTGTTgattttatttggactgagaGGTAGGTTTGGCAGTGGGACCTTTCAGTCCACACACCCTTCCACTGCACATATTCCCTTTAACCTGAGGTGATTGCAGGTGAGGTGGTCGGTAATATTCAATGAGGGATGAAACTACCCTCTGTGTATGAGTCAGGGGAGAATTTGAAAAGGAAGCCTGCAGAGGCTCTATGTAgtcccagccaggagggctgggggGCCACGAGGCTGAGTGAAGCCGGATTTCTCCCCTGGTGTGGGACTTAAGCCTGGTGAAGATTACCTGCTGAGTGTCGGAGCCGGATACCCCGTGTGTGTACGGCGCTTTAGAGGTGAGATAGGGAGACCTATGTATTAGGTTTGTGTTTATTTTGCTGTGTTTGTGTTTTGGGGTGCTGGAACCTCACCTCACCcggtgttaaagataatacaaccggatctgttcataacggatgcagacggatgtattatcagtaacggaagcgtttttgctgatccatgatggatccaacaaaaatgcaagtgtaaaagtagccttatgctaTGTGCTCTCTATATACGTAGCTGAATGGGTGAAATAGCCACCGGTATTGCTTTTGACATAACTTGAAATATTATTAAATGGGTTTTACAGGAGTAGAATGTTGATCCatacatcctcttaatgctgatcACATGCATGTAAATGATTATGCATTAGAGGGTTAAACAATCCCTTTTTATTAAAATAGTCTTTTGGAAATAAACTGCAGGGTGTCTTACTGCTGGAACCACCAGCAATCGGATTTAAACTCCAGGGCCATTTCCTTGCAGCGCCTCCTTCTGGAAAGCATTTCTTAGTTCACTTGGAACCAGTGGACTGTCTGTGTAATGAATGGACACTCTCGGTCTTCCAAAGCGAAAAAGGCTTTTTGTAACCAGTGTCTGCCTTTAGGGGAATGGAGGACCTGTTGTGTTAACTTAAAATACTGTTACAGGGTATTTTAAAAGAGGACTTTTAaaccggacaacccatttaatccaAGATTACTGCACCCTTTCCCCTACTACTTATTAACCAAgttatttctaaaaataaattgaGCTTAGTAACAGCTGTCTATATAATTATGTGTGTCATATAGAAAACAGATTATGTAATTGTGTCTCTTGCAGGTGAATGCACTGCTTCATCCCAGTGGACTTTAATTTGAAGTGTCCCATGTTCTGTGCATTTTCCCAGACTGACAGACGGTGAGTTTTAGAGCAATCACAAGGAATGGCTtgttaaaaatactttccatgtACACCCAAGTGTTGTAGGGCTAATTGTATGTCCAATATTTGTAGGGTAGTATTACGTATTCTGTCATTATAGCAAAAACTTCACTTTGGAGACGGTTACATTGTTGTATTAGAGAATTAGATTGCCCATTATGTATTATAATGATTAGAGAAGTGATAAAAACCCTGAAGGGCTGTGGATGCCTAAATCCCCTTTAGAGATTTCAGCAGGAgttagggtatattcacacatagCAGATCTGAcgcagaaatttctgtgactgttccattcatctgtttttttatttattttttgtttctatgGTAAAATCTCTAGTTTTTGACTATAGTTTTCATGCTTAGGAAACATGTCCCACTGTAGCCACCAAGTGTAGGTGTTCACTATAGTAGCCCCCACCCCTTCCCAGCTTAACCATTTGCCAGCTGTATGTGAAACTTACAGGGAACCTATCAGCAGTATTTTACCCACCTAAAGCATCACCATCACCTAATGTGTTCCTGTATGTATAATCAGTACCAGGAATGAAATGAACTTTCATCATTGCATGAGCTGTAGGCAATTTAGCTCATTGAAGCCATGGAAGAGGAAGCGCTTGGCGGAATAGTTATGGAGGCCAGTGCTTTAAAATGCCCATTCTGGCTTGATTGACATCCCTGAGGCAGGGGTGCATTATTATAAGCTGTTCACTATCCTGTGCATGCAGTGTTTATTTCCAGGTTTTGGCCATGCACAATGAGACAGCTCACTAGTACATCCATTGGCTTCACTAGTACACCCTCCAGGGCCTATTTCGAGTGAGGGTAACTAATATTTCTCAGTTAAAATAATTTAGGGCAAGTTCACTCTTCAGTTACAGTatatggtcagttatttccattagttattgtgagccaaacataggtacaggtcaaaaacacagaacaggtgaagaTCCTTATGTTACACCTGGTCTCTGAAGGCTTCACCacgggttttggttcacaataaatgatggaaattactgatcaaataactgaagtgtgaacttggccttagttGTATATtgtacttatttgagatgtttactTTTATTATTAGACTTGAAATAGGAACATCCTTCTATGTTTTATGTATGATGCCCAACGCAGAACAAAGCATAAATCTGTCAGGTTTAGTAAGGCGGCTCCGGTTACCAGTACTTGAGCATGGTATGAGTCATAAACCATATTTAGTCTTATGCTTAATGCACAAAGCAAGCAATCATTACCACCCTTGTGTTCTTGATGAAACCTGTCTTTACATGTTGCATTATGGAGAGTACATTGATGATCATTTTGGTTGGGCGGAGTGTTAAGAATTGCCTCCAATAAATGTGGCTGCCATGTAAATGCTTTCTAACCCTTACTAAATCTTTTCTGATTGTAAATGACCATTCACCACACTACTACTACCTTGCTTAGCACTGCAATCTACTAAgcactctttcacacttgtgtattATGTTGCTCTGTTAattccatatatatttttttatattgtcaatacatttaaagggagtctctcACCAGATAATTCATGGTTAAACCAGGTACAATGCCTTGTGGGGCTAGcttaactgaatgcaatgatacaTTTCACTTAgggatctgttgcttcattctggagaaaaagtacttttaatccatatgcaaatgagcagttaaagaAGAGCCCTAGTCACTGTGCACCGTTTCCCCTTCTGCTTCCTTTACCAGCCCCTCtttcttgatagacagggccaggttcctgcatagccaTCTCACATTGACCTGTCCATCAAGAATGGGAGGGAGGGGCTGACATAGaaggaagtaggaggagcaagggtgcacagactggctcatttgcatatggattaaaagtactttttctccagaatgaagcaacagatcactaagtgaaatGTATCATTACAGTCAgctcagttagggtccattcacacgtccgcaattctgttccgcattttgcggaatggaattgcggacccattcatttctatggggccgcacgatgtgctgcccagatccggaattgcggatccgcacttccgggtccgcaattccgttcctgaaaaaaatagaacatgtcctattcttgtccgcaattgcggagacaagattaggcattttctattaagtgccggcgatgtgcggtctgcaaaatgcagaacgcacatcgccgatgtctgtgttttgtggatccacaaaacacacacggatgtgtgaatggacccttagtcctaCAAGGCAATGTGCCTGGTTTCACCGTGTATTTCCCGGGGTCTGACTCCCTTTAATTAGTTCTATTCACATTTCTATAATTATTTATtacatgtatgttttttttttatgcacatgCCATTTTTTCAATGTGCACAATAGTCCAATTAATCTGCATGGGTAACAGTTTTAGCCCAGAGAAGTCATGGGGTTGGACCTGGAATTTACATAGTTTGCAGCATATTTGTTTCATTTTGTATCACCCATATTTCTGCAACattacaaaaacataaaaaagtacatcctttaacaataaaaaagaaacaacTATGGATAAATAAGGACAACTCAGAACATAATACAGAACAAAAATGGATACCATACGAAACCAAAAGTAGAACAAACTGTGAAGAATACAAACAACATTATACAAATTGCAAATCCATCTTTCATCTTTGATTTAATTTTCATGCACAAGTGTGAATAAACCCTAATGAGAAGTGCAATGTGTTCCTTGTCAATACAGATTTTTGGGCATTTATGTGGGCATAAAAACCATCATTTGTCTGCAGAGAGTATGCAGACTGTATGAGGATGAAGAATCGTATTAGCGATCGTTCATCACCATAGAGTGAGATCATTTCTACATTTAAATGTACTAAGTGAGTGCCTATTGAGATGCTGCATTGTTGAACAGCACTTGTTTACAGGCAGGATATCTGCCCATGTGAACAGACCTCTACCTATACACTAGGGCCAAGTTCATAGAAAGCCCACTAAACTATCCAGTATGTTTTAAAAATGTGAGAGGAAACCCATGCAGACACATGCTTGGTGAGTTCCAAACCCAGCACCCCTGTACTGAAAGGCAAAAGTGCTCACTACTGAGCTACTGTGCTGCCTATAGTAACAGTGGGCATCATGTGGGCAGCATAGTGTCTTAGTGATTAGCACCTTGtagtcctgggtttgaatctgaccaagggcaacatgTGCCATGGAGTTTGTATTTTCTCCCCAGACCAAAAACCATACTAATAGGCAGGGACAGACggatcctacagggaaatttcccagggggCCAACGGTCAGGTACATAGCAATCTGATGCTTTCAGCATTAATTACTGCTAGGAGCATCTGGTAGAAGTAGAAGTACCCTCCTGCATTCAACCGCCTATTTATATTGGCTCtgctttctgtcaatttggacccacctacaatatggggccactttttttttttttttttcagggccactttacatTCCCAGTCCGTCCTTGATAATAGGTTCATTTAGAATTGAGCTTGTGATCCCTTGATGGGGACAAGGACCCTGTGGACTGCATAATAAGGTTGTGTCCCTTTGTTAAATGATCACTGTGTAGCATCTACTTCAATCACTTATCTGCAGTCAAAAGACACAAAGAAGAACTCTAAACCCCATGGTCTCTTTAGATCAACAGAACAAGAAAGCAACTGTAATCATGACAAGACATCAATTTAACAAATCAATCCTACTAAATACATACAAAAATCTGAATGCCAAATATATCAAATgagtctattattattattattatgaataCACTGAACTGTACTGTTCCCATAACTgcgaaaaatgcaaaaataaagtcAAATTCCTAAGAGATTACAGAAATGTTCATTTGAAAAAGTAACGTGAGAAACAATGTCAAACGTTTATGTGTCTAATAGAAAAGAATGGATTTAGGGATCGGATCACTGTGCTGCAGAGACTGAAGGAGAATTTCATCTGACACTCTTTCATGTGGTCTACTGCCAAATCCCGCCACACTCCCCAGTCTTTTCTGCTTGAGCCTACGACTTGCCTTACATGCAGAAGAA from the Bufo bufo chromosome 2, aBufBuf1.1, whole genome shotgun sequence genome contains:
- the HOPX gene encoding homeodomain-only protein — encoded protein: MSTHQKETCENQDNGLSKEQIEILEYNFNKVCKHPEHTTLMLIAAEAGLTEQETKKWFKVRLSKWRRSEGLPSESGSVMD